The Paraburkholderia sp. ZP32-5 genome includes a window with the following:
- a CDS encoding NADH-quinone oxidoreductase subunit J — protein sequence MEFTTVLFYIFALLLVVSGLKVITSRNPVSSALFLVLAFFNAAAIWMLLEAEFLAILLVLVYVGAVMVLFLFVVMMLDINLDVLRKDFKRFVPMATAVGAIIVIETALILWHGYGATTTALRDTTAVAGGMGDWSNTRLIGKIIYTDYIFAFEIAGLVLLVAIIAAIALTTSHKKDSKRQNVSAQVKVRAQDRVRVVKMPSEKTAATIAAEEAAAAAAAAAADSAPAKNS from the coding sequence CCGTACTGTTCTACATCTTCGCGCTGCTCCTGGTTGTCTCGGGGCTGAAGGTGATCACCTCGCGCAACCCGGTGTCGTCCGCACTGTTTCTGGTGCTGGCGTTCTTCAACGCAGCCGCGATCTGGATGCTGCTCGAGGCCGAGTTCCTCGCGATTCTGCTGGTGCTGGTCTACGTTGGCGCGGTGATGGTGCTGTTCCTGTTCGTCGTGATGATGCTGGACATCAATCTCGACGTGCTGCGCAAGGACTTCAAACGCTTCGTGCCGATGGCCACGGCGGTGGGCGCGATCATCGTGATCGAAACCGCGCTGATTCTGTGGCACGGCTACGGCGCGACCACCACGGCGCTGCGCGATACGACGGCGGTGGCGGGCGGTATGGGTGACTGGTCGAACACGCGCCTGATCGGCAAGATCATTTACACGGACTACATCTTCGCGTTCGAAATCGCGGGTCTCGTGCTGCTGGTCGCGATCATCGCGGCAATCGCGCTGACCACGAGCCACAAGAAGGACAGCAAGCGTCAGAACGTCAGCGCTCAGGTCAAGGTGCGAGCCCAGGACCGCGTGCGCGTCGTGAAGATGCCGTCAGAGAAGACCGCGGCGACCATCGCGGCGGAAGAAGCAGCCGCCGCGGCAGCAGCAGCGGCAGCCGACTCGGCACCGGCTAAGAACAGCTGA
- the nuoK gene encoding NADH-quinone oxidoreductase subunit NuoK, whose translation MLSLAHYLVLGAILFAISIVGIFLNRRNVIIILMAIELMLLAVNTNFVAFSHYLGDVHGQIFVFFVLTVAAAEAAIGLAILVTLFRSLDTINVEDLDQLKG comes from the coding sequence ATGTTGAGCCTTGCCCATTACCTCGTCCTCGGTGCGATCCTGTTTGCGATCAGCATCGTCGGCATTTTCCTGAACCGCCGCAACGTGATCATCATCCTGATGGCGATCGAACTGATGTTGCTCGCGGTGAATACCAATTTTGTCGCGTTCTCGCACTACCTGGGCGACGTGCACGGCCAGATTTTCGTTTTCTTCGTGCTGACAGTTGCGGCGGCGGAAGCAGCGATCGGTCTCGCAATTCTGGTGACCCTGTTCCGTAGCCTCGACACGATCAATGTCGAGGATCTCGATCAGCTCAAAGGTTAA
- the nuoL gene encoding NADH-quinone oxidoreductase subunit L, which yields MSTILNENLLLAIPLAPLAGSLIAGLFGKAVGRAGAHSVTILGVAVSFILSMMVFFQVMDGASFNATVYQWMSIGKTQLEVGFLVDSLTAMMMCVVTFVSLMVHIYTIGYMADDDGYQRFFSYISLFTFSMLMLVMSNNFLQLFFGWEAVGLVSYLLIGFYFKRESAIYANMKAFLVNRVGDFGFLLGIGLLFAFAGSMNYGEVFAKRTELAALNFPGTDWGLLTVACICLFIGAMGKSAQFPLHVWLPDSMEGPTPISALIHAATMVTAGIFMVTRMSPLFELSDTALSFVMVIGAITALFMGFLGIVQNDIKRVVAYSTLSQLGYMTVALGASAYSVAVFHLMTHAFFKALLFLGAGSVIIGMHHDQDMRNMGGLRKYMPITWITSLVGSLALIGTPFFSGFYSKDSIIDAVKLSHLPGSGFAYFAVVASVFVTALYSFRMYFMVFHGKERFRGPKHPESPMGIEAAAHAHDAHGHDDHGHGHGHDDHAHEPHETPWVVWVPLVLLAIPSIVIGAIGIGPMLYGDFFQHGVAFDKVIYISDSHPALQEMAEEFHGWASMGLHSVSGLPVWLALAGVLVAWFLYLVRPDLPAVIKRAFGPIYTLLDNKYYMDKINEVVFARGAVAIGRGLWKEGDVVVIDGIVNGSARFIGWFASVIRFLQSGYIYHYAFAMIIGMLGLLTLFVTLGGK from the coding sequence ATGTCCACGATACTCAATGAAAACCTGCTGCTGGCAATTCCGCTGGCACCGCTTGCGGGCTCCCTGATTGCCGGGCTGTTCGGCAAGGCGGTAGGGCGAGCGGGAGCGCATTCGGTCACGATCCTCGGGGTCGCTGTCTCGTTCATTCTGTCGATGATGGTCTTCTTCCAGGTGATGGACGGCGCGAGCTTCAACGCGACCGTTTATCAATGGATGTCGATCGGCAAGACGCAGCTCGAAGTCGGCTTTCTGGTCGACTCGCTGACCGCGATGATGATGTGCGTCGTGACTTTCGTGTCGCTGATGGTGCACATCTACACGATCGGCTACATGGCCGACGACGACGGTTACCAGCGCTTCTTCTCGTATATCTCGCTGTTCACGTTCTCGATGTTGATGCTCGTAATGAGCAACAACTTCCTGCAGCTGTTCTTCGGCTGGGAAGCAGTGGGTCTCGTGTCGTATCTGCTGATCGGCTTCTACTTCAAGCGTGAAAGCGCGATCTACGCGAACATGAAGGCGTTCCTCGTGAACCGCGTCGGCGATTTCGGCTTTCTGCTCGGCATCGGCCTGCTGTTCGCGTTTGCCGGTTCGATGAACTACGGTGAAGTCTTCGCGAAGCGTACCGAACTCGCGGCACTGAACTTCCCGGGTACCGACTGGGGTCTGCTGACGGTCGCCTGCATTTGCCTGTTCATCGGCGCGATGGGTAAGTCGGCGCAGTTCCCGCTGCACGTGTGGCTGCCGGATTCGATGGAGGGCCCGACACCGATCTCCGCGTTGATTCACGCGGCAACGATGGTGACGGCCGGTATCTTCATGGTCACGCGCATGTCGCCGCTGTTCGAACTGTCGGATACGGCGCTGTCGTTCGTGATGGTCATCGGCGCGATTACCGCGCTGTTCATGGGCTTCCTCGGCATCGTCCAGAACGACATCAAGCGCGTGGTGGCTTACTCCACGCTGTCGCAGCTCGGCTACATGACGGTCGCGCTGGGCGCATCGGCTTACTCGGTCGCCGTGTTCCACCTGATGACGCACGCGTTCTTCAAGGCACTGCTGTTCCTCGGCGCCGGTTCGGTGATCATCGGCATGCACCACGATCAGGACATGCGCAACATGGGCGGCCTGCGCAAATACATGCCGATCACGTGGATCACGTCGCTGGTCGGTTCGCTCGCGCTGATCGGCACGCCGTTCTTCTCGGGCTTCTACTCGAAGGACTCGATCATCGACGCGGTCAAGCTGTCGCATCTGCCGGGTTCGGGTTTCGCGTATTTCGCGGTGGTCGCCAGCGTGTTCGTGACCGCGCTGTATTCGTTCCGTATGTACTTCATGGTGTTCCACGGCAAGGAGCGCTTCCGCGGTCCGAAGCATCCGGAATCGCCGATGGGTATCGAAGCCGCGGCGCATGCGCATGACGCGCACGGCCACGACGATCACGGCCATGGTCACGGTCACGACGACCACGCGCACGAGCCGCACGAAACGCCGTGGGTCGTGTGGGTGCCGCTGGTTCTGCTGGCGATCCCGTCGATCGTGATCGGTGCGATCGGTATCGGCCCGATGTTATATGGCGACTTCTTCCAGCACGGCGTCGCGTTCGACAAGGTGATCTACATCAGCGACAGCCATCCGGCGCTGCAGGAGATGGCCGAAGAATTCCACGGCTGGGCATCGATGGGTCTGCACTCGGTGTCGGGCCTGCCGGTGTGGCTCGCGCTCGCGGGCGTGCTGGTCGCATGGTTCCTGTATCTGGTCCGTCCGGATCTGCCGGCTGTCATCAAGCGCGCATTCGGCCCGATCTATACGTTGCTCGATAACAAGTACTACATGGACAAGATCAACGAAGTCGTGTTTGCACGGGGCGCGGTGGCAATTGGCCGGGGTCTGTGGAAGGAAGGCGACGTCGTCGTGATCGACGGTATCGTCAACGGCAGCGCACGCTTTATCGGCTGGTTCGCGAGCGTGATCCGCTTCCTCCAATCCGGCTACATCTACCACTACGCGTTCGCCATGATTATCGGCATGCTGGGGCTCCTGACCCTGTTTGTAACGCTCGGCGGCAAATAA
- a CDS encoding NADH-quinone oxidoreductase subunit M, whose amino-acid sequence MHAYPILSIAIWLPILFGLLVLAIGNDQNPAPARWVALIGSVLSFIVTIPLITGFDSSTADLQFVEQANWIERFHITYHLGVDGISMWFVVLTALITVIVVIAGWEVITKNVGQYLAAFLILSGIMVGVFSAADGMLFYVFFEATLIPMYIIIGVWGGANRVYAAFKFFLYTLMGSLLMLVALLYLYIETGTFDLATWQHAQIAMTPQVLLFIAFFMAFAVKVPMWPVHTWLPDAHVEAPTGGSVVLAAIMLKLGAYGFLRFSLPITPDASHFLAPVVITLSLIAVIYIGLVAMVQADMKKLVAYSSIAHMGFVTLGFFIFNQLGAEGAIVQMISHGFVSGAMFLSIGVLYDRMHSRQIADYGGVVNMMPKFAAFAMLFSMANCGLPGTSGFVGEFMVILAAVQYNFWIAGGAAVTLILGAAYTLWMYKRVYFGAVANDHVKSLLDINRREFFMLAVLAALTLFMGLYPKPFTDVMHVSVENLLSHVAQSKLPLSQ is encoded by the coding sequence ATGCACGCTTATCCGATTCTCAGCATCGCGATCTGGTTGCCGATTCTCTTCGGGCTTCTGGTCCTCGCGATCGGTAACGATCAGAACCCCGCGCCGGCGCGCTGGGTCGCGTTGATCGGCTCGGTCCTGAGCTTCATCGTAACGATTCCGCTGATCACCGGTTTCGATTCAAGTACCGCCGATCTGCAGTTCGTCGAACAGGCGAACTGGATCGAACGCTTCCACATCACGTATCACCTCGGCGTGGACGGCATTTCGATGTGGTTCGTCGTGTTGACCGCGTTGATCACGGTGATCGTCGTGATCGCCGGGTGGGAAGTGATCACGAAGAACGTCGGGCAATATCTGGCTGCGTTCCTGATTCTGTCGGGCATCATGGTCGGCGTGTTCAGCGCGGCCGACGGCATGCTGTTCTACGTGTTCTTCGAAGCGACGCTGATCCCGATGTACATCATCATCGGCGTGTGGGGCGGGGCGAACCGCGTGTACGCGGCGTTCAAGTTCTTCCTGTACACGCTGATGGGCTCGCTGCTGATGCTGGTCGCGTTGCTCTATCTGTACATCGAAACCGGCACGTTCGATCTCGCGACGTGGCAGCACGCGCAGATCGCGATGACGCCGCAGGTGCTGCTATTTATAGCGTTCTTCATGGCCTTCGCGGTGAAGGTCCCGATGTGGCCGGTGCACACGTGGTTGCCTGACGCGCACGTGGAAGCGCCGACCGGCGGCTCGGTGGTGCTGGCCGCGATCATGCTGAAGCTCGGTGCGTACGGTTTCCTGCGTTTTTCGCTGCCGATCACGCCTGACGCAAGCCATTTTCTCGCGCCGGTCGTCATTACGCTGTCGCTGATCGCGGTGATCTACATCGGTCTGGTCGCGATGGTGCAGGCCGACATGAAGAAGCTGGTCGCGTATTCGTCGATCGCGCACATGGGCTTTGTCACGCTCGGCTTCTTTATCTTCAACCAGCTCGGCGCGGAAGGCGCGATCGTGCAGATGATCTCGCACGGTTTCGTCTCGGGCGCAATGTTCCTGAGCATCGGGGTGCTGTACGACCGCATGCACTCGCGTCAGATCGCCGATTACGGCGGCGTCGTCAACATGATGCCGAAGTTCGCGGCATTCGCGATGCTGTTCTCGATGGCGAACTGCGGTTTGCCGGGTACCTCCGGTTTCGTCGGCGAATTCATGGTGATTCTCGCCGCTGTCCAGTACAACTTCTGGATCGCGGGCGGCGCGGCGGTCACGCTGATTCTCGGCGCGGCCTACACGCTGTGGATGTACAAGCGCGTGTACTTTGGCGCGGTCGCGAACGACCACGTGAAGAGCCTGCTCGACATCAACCGCCGCGAATTTTTCATGCTGGCAGTGCTCGCCGCACTGACGCTGTTCATGGGCCTGTATCCGAAGCCCTTTACCGATGTGATGCACGTATCCGTGGAAAACCTCCTGTCTCACGTTGCTCAATCGAAGCTGCCGTTGTCTCAGTAA
- the nuoN gene encoding NADH-quinone oxidoreductase subunit NuoN, translated as MQNAPMTALLPDALVMLAVVIAWLNDTFVGQAGRRTTYFIAFFSTLVAGIWFAMNAFDPQVHYFFDHMYVVDPFANVMKAVVSLGYAVSIVYSRRYLEDRSLFRGDFFLLGMFSLLGQIVMISGNNFLTLYLGLELMSLSLYAVIALRREVASSNEAAMKYYVLGALASGFLLYGISMLYGATGSLDLNEVFKAISTSHYDPTVLLFGVIFIVAGVAFKMGAVPFHMWVPDVYQGAPTAMTLAVGGGPKVAAFAWGLRFLVMGLLPLAVEWQQMLVILAALSLIVGNITGIVQRNVKRMLAYSAISNMGFVLLGLLAGVVDQKTTGAANAYGSAMFYSIVYLITTLGTFGVIMLLARRDFEADTLEDFKGLNQRSPVFAFVMMVMMFSLAGIPPAVGFYAKLAVLQATMNAGLVWLTVLAVITSLFGAFYYLRIVKLMYFDEPQDKSPIVADTSTRALLALNGVAVLVLGIVPDPLLRACLQAIQHTLLL; from the coding sequence ATGCAAAACGCCCCTATGACTGCTCTGTTGCCCGACGCACTGGTGATGCTCGCCGTTGTGATTGCGTGGCTCAACGACACGTTCGTCGGCCAGGCCGGTCGCCGTACCACGTACTTCATTGCGTTCTTCTCGACGCTCGTCGCCGGGATCTGGTTCGCGATGAATGCGTTCGACCCGCAGGTGCATTACTTCTTCGACCACATGTACGTGGTCGATCCGTTCGCCAACGTGATGAAGGCGGTCGTGTCGCTCGGCTACGCGGTGTCGATCGTGTATTCGCGTCGCTACCTCGAAGACCGCAGTCTGTTCCGCGGCGACTTCTTCCTGCTCGGCATGTTCTCGCTGCTCGGCCAGATCGTGATGATCTCGGGCAACAACTTCCTGACGCTGTACCTCGGTCTGGAACTGATGTCGCTGTCGCTGTACGCGGTGATCGCGCTGCGTCGCGAAGTGGCGTCGTCGAACGAAGCGGCGATGAAGTACTACGTGCTCGGCGCGCTGGCTTCCGGTTTCCTTCTGTACGGCATCTCGATGCTGTACGGCGCGACCGGCTCGCTCGACCTGAACGAAGTGTTCAAGGCGATCAGCACGAGCCACTACGATCCGACCGTGCTGCTGTTCGGCGTGATCTTCATCGTGGCCGGTGTGGCGTTCAAGATGGGTGCGGTGCCTTTCCATATGTGGGTGCCCGACGTGTACCAGGGCGCGCCGACGGCGATGACGCTCGCGGTTGGTGGCGGCCCGAAGGTGGCGGCCTTCGCGTGGGGCTTGCGCTTCCTCGTGATGGGGCTGCTGCCGCTCGCCGTCGAATGGCAACAGATGCTGGTGATCCTGGCGGCACTGTCGCTGATCGTCGGCAACATCACCGGTATCGTGCAACGCAACGTCAAGCGGATGCTCGCGTATTCGGCGATCTCGAATATGGGTTTCGTGCTGCTCGGGTTGCTTGCCGGCGTCGTCGATCAGAAGACCACGGGTGCCGCGAATGCGTACGGTTCGGCGATGTTCTACAGCATCGTCTACCTGATTACGACACTGGGTACCTTCGGCGTGATCATGCTGCTGGCGCGCCGCGATTTCGAAGCGGATACGCTCGAAGACTTCAAGGGCCTCAATCAGCGTAGCCCGGTGTTCGCGTTCGTGATGATGGTCATGATGTTCTCGCTCGCGGGCATTCCGCCGGCAGTCGGCTTCTACGCGAAGCTCGCTGTGCTGCAGGCGACGATGAACGCCGGTCTGGTCTGGCTCACCGTGCTTGCCGTGATCACCTCGCTGTTCGGCGCGTTCTATTACCTGCGTATCGTCAAGCTGATGTACTTCGACGAGCCGCAAGACAAGTCGCCGATCGTCGCTGATACGAGCACACGTGCGTTGCTCGCGCTCAACGGGGTGGCGGTGCTGGTGCTCGGTATCGTGCCGGATCCGCTGCTGCGTGCCTGTCTGCAGGCTATCCAGCACACGCTGCTGCTCTGA
- a CDS encoding DUF2818 family protein — MSAAGWFIVLLALVGANLPFLNQRLFAAVPLKAEKKSAWLRIAELIVLYFVVGALGFLLEARAGNRFEQGWQFYAITFALFIVFAFPGFTFQYLVKRR; from the coding sequence ATGTCCGCTGCGGGCTGGTTTATCGTGCTGTTGGCGCTGGTTGGCGCCAACCTGCCGTTCCTGAATCAACGCCTTTTCGCTGCCGTGCCGTTGAAGGCAGAGAAAAAGAGCGCCTGGCTCCGGATTGCCGAATTGATCGTGCTGTATTTCGTAGTCGGCGCGCTGGGCTTTCTGCTCGAAGCGCGCGCGGGAAATCGCTTCGAGCAGGGCTGGCAATTCTATGCGATCACGTTTGCGCTGTTTATCGTGTTCGCTTTCCCCGGCTTTACTTTCCAATATCTCGTCAAACGTCGCTGA
- a CDS encoding NUDIX domain-containing protein gives MAELPNHDAALTETCVDSKTVHQGPFLTLKCDTVRLPDGKHATREYVQHPGAVMVIPLFDDGRVLLESQYRYPMGKVMVEYPAGKLDPNEGALACAVRELREETGYTAREYVYLTRIHPIISYSTEFIDIYLARGLTAGERKLDEGEFLELFTATVEEMSEWVRTGKVSDVKTIIGTFWLEKVLTGAWPTAVPESV, from the coding sequence ATGGCTGAACTTCCCAACCACGACGCCGCGCTTACCGAGACCTGTGTGGACAGCAAGACTGTCCATCAGGGTCCGTTTCTGACGTTGAAATGCGATACCGTCCGTTTGCCGGACGGCAAGCACGCAACTCGCGAATACGTTCAGCATCCGGGCGCTGTGATGGTGATTCCGTTATTCGACGACGGCCGCGTGTTACTCGAAAGCCAGTATCGTTATCCGATGGGCAAGGTCATGGTCGAATATCCGGCCGGCAAGCTTGACCCGAACGAAGGCGCGTTGGCGTGCGCGGTGCGTGAATTGCGCGAGGAAACCGGCTATACCGCGCGTGAGTATGTGTACCTGACGCGCATTCATCCGATCATTTCGTATTCGACTGAATTCATCGATATCTATCTCGCGCGCGGTCTGACGGCGGGAGAGCGCAAACTCGACGAAGGCGAGTTCCTTGAGCTTTTCACGGCCACCGTAGAGGAAATGTCGGAGTGGGTGCGCACGGGTAAGGTCAGCGACGTGAAAACGATCATCGGTACGTTCTGGCTCGAGAAGGTACTGACAGGCGCATGGCCGACCGCCGTGCCGGAATCGGTATAA